The Loxodonta africana isolate mLoxAfr1 chromosome 18, mLoxAfr1.hap2, whole genome shotgun sequence genome includes the window GAGACTTGGACCAGAAGAAATCGAGGGAACCCGTGGGAAGCATTTCTGAGCACCTTCATTAAGTGTGCCAGGGTGGGTGAGCAGGATCCCTTGGCTAAATTCAGCTGGACTGGCAGAGATTCCAACCCTGGGGCAAAACTGTCAAGTAAAGTGGTATGTGTCAGAATACACTTGTCCTAGCCATTACCCTTTGTTGTTTTCTCACCAGAATCTAGTGCCATGTAACCCTACATTAGGTATTACAGAAAGTTCAATGTCATCGAGAAAGTTTAAGCCTTTACTACTTTTTACGATATTTACATTTTAGCATAAAACTCTGAGGGGCAACTGAAAGTATTTGCCCCAAGGCTTCTACACATAGACCTACTAGCCTGCCACACAGATGTGCCCGATATGTTCAAAGGGAGGAGGCAAGTCCGTGAAGACTTGGCATCTTGAAATGTTACAGCTGGAAAGAACCCTAAGACCGCTGTAGTGCCTTACTTCATGGATAGGAAACAGGCATGGCAGGGCCAGAGAACCTGGCCAGAGCCCCATAGGTGGTGGCAGACCTGAGTCTTGAACCCAGGTCCTCAGCCTGTCTCTGGCAGATAAACGTTCTTAAAATTCTGCCTTttgtttttaacagctttattgaaatataattcacacgCCATACAATTCACTTATTTAAAGCATGCAACCCAGGGGCTTTTAGTATAGTCACGGAGTTGATGCagtcatcaccacaatcaattttagaacgtTTTCTAAATGACTTAAACATTTtcgtcaccccaaaaagaaaacctCCACCTCTTAGCCATCATCCCCAAGTCCCTTAGCCCCCAGCCCTAATGTACTTTTCGTCTCTATAGATGGGCTTATTTCTGCACCTTCTATTAAATGGTATCATACAGTATGTTGTCTGTTGGGActtctttcaaggttcatccatgctgtagtgGGTACCGCTATTTGAATTTTTCTATGGCCCGATActatcccattgtatggatgtgccgtatttcatttatccattcatcagttgataaaCATTTGGGTTGGTTCCAATTTTTGCCTTTTAGgaatagtgctgctgtaaacatttatgtacaagttttcatgtggacatgtgttttcatttcttctgggtatatacctaggagtggaattgctgtgtcatatggtaactctgtgtttgttttaaggagcttccagactcttCTCCAAAGCAGCTGCCCCATTTTGCATTCCATCCAGCATTATATAggggctccaatttctccacatttttgccaactctttttattgtcttttttattatagccatacttgctgtgtgccgtcgagtcgattccgactcacagtgaccctgtaggacagagtagaactgctccatagggtttccaaagagtggctggtggatacgaactgccgaccttttggttaacagcctgagctcctaaccacttcaccaccagggctctgtaaccATGCtagtatctcgttgtggttttgattaacATTGCCTTTTTAATGATATATGTGCTCAGAAACCTTCAGTAGTTACCCATGCACTTCCATTATAAGGTCTTAACTCTTTGGCATGGCACTCCTATCCTGCCACACTTGCCCCATTCTAATCTCAATGTTCTTTCTCCTAGCTGCCCCTGTGGAAAGCCACCATGTGGGCCAGCCCAGTCTCCTGATTGTCTTCCCTCCCCAGCTTCCCAAGACCAGGATGCCTCCTGCCTGCCTGGCTGTTCTTCATGAAAGTACATTTGGATTGCAAAGATGCCATGGGGAATTAGGGTTCCCAGAGCGAAACTGGGAAGGAATGCCTGGTCTCTTCTAAGGCCAGGACCATGACCTTGAACATACAAAGTGGCTGCAGGGGTGCCAGAACATGCAGTTAGGGGTGCTGGGACTCAGTCACTTTCCTCCAGTAGGTCTGCTCGGCAGCTGATAAGAGGGCAGCCCTGCCTGTGTGCTCAGCAAAGCCATAGCAGGAGGTAGGACTTAGTTCCAATTCTCAACGTGTGATTTTTTGTTTCTCTGCCCTTCCCCACAGCAGATTAAGTAACATACATTTCAGCctgattgaattttttttttttaatgcttttataaGAAACTCACTTAAACGTAATTTATAACAAGACATCTTAAATAAAAAAAGCTGTCTTTGCATAATTTTCTGGAAGTTCCTGTTCTGGTGAGCGCTTTGGTTCTATGGAATTCCTTGAATTCACTGCCGTGATGTACGTCTCTGTTAATCTAAGCCATTGGTGTGGAAATCCAAATGGCATTGAGAACCCCACCCTTCAATCTTCTGGTAAATAAAATGGCTTTTGTTTGGTTCATTGGTTTCCGTGGCTGTTTCCTCTTCCAGAATATTGTCGAAGCGTCTTAAAGCCACACTGTCGCCGCTGTTTAGCTTGGTAGGTGGCATGGCACACCATCTCCACGGCAGGTGCAGACTTGGCATGAACTTCCACTCTGGAGGTCCCACCTCCTTCTCCAGGCAGGACGTGTGGCTCAGAAATGAATTGTGTCTAAAGAGGACCTGTCCTCCCCATTTCCCTTTCTCCAGTTTGAAATTACGTCAACTATGTTTAATCACCTGCAGAAAGGCTAACAGATACTGACCTTTGGACAACAGAGTTACTTATTCCAGCCAATTCTCATGTAGCCCTAGAGGGCAATGGAACAGGAAGCGAAGCAGGTGTTGTTTCAGAGCCCTGGGGTAACACGTGAAGAGGAGCATTtttaatattctaaattctgatTGTGTGGCTGCAGAGAGGGCATGGCCAGGATGAGATCTTCCCCTTTGAATGAATGTACGTTATTGAAATCGCTCGATTAGCATAATCAACTGCAAGTAAAGGTCTTGGAAGCCATTCCTCCCCTCACCAGTAGGTGGCACTACAGCTGTATTGTTCCCAGGTGTCCTTTTCAACCAGGCCATTTCTCTGCCctggaaagaaaacacaaaaaccaaacctgttgctgtagattcaattctgactcacatctGCTGTGTTTGCTTTGCCAGGTCTGTGTGCCCTCTCTATCAACCATTCCAATTCTTATTTGGCCTATCCTGGGAGCCTGACAACAGGGGAGATTGTGCTTTATGACGGAAACTCCCTGGTAAGTTGACAGTGGTCCAGATGCAACACAGGGCGCCTCCTAGGCTGTGTGGCTGATGGAAGGTGATGAGGAGGCTCAGTTGTAGTGAGGTGCGGAGGCGTAAGGGACACGGGGAGTTTGTTCTGCCCACCAAGGTGGGTGTGGAAAAGGGAAGGGGATGACCGTGTATAAATGGGGTTTGCTCTGGGGCTTGCCATCAACCAGCATAACGGCAGGGCAGCTGCCAGGCTAAGTTGGGCATCTGTGCAGAGTGGAAACCACCTGCCAGCTGAGGGCTGATTGTCTGGTTGACTGCGTCACACTGCACCGTGTCCTGTGGCTGCTTCACACTTCCTGCCTCTGGTCTCCCAGGCAGCACAGGGCAGGGCAGCACTGCTGTGGGCAGTCCCCTGAGGACACACGCGGGGGGGGCCCATGGCTTCATGTGGCTTCGGCACACAACATGGGTGTCCGCTTCCCTGAGGGCAGGAAGCAGGATAGAAACAGAGTGGCCCTTGAAGCAATGTCTTGACACACCGGACAAGGAGGTGCAGTTTATATGCAGGTGGTCTGGAGGGAGAAATGGAGAGCCCAACCAGTGAGGGAgagtgtctcagaagaaaagagAACGAATGAGGACGATGGAGTCCGACTTCCCTCTTACTCAGCGTCAGTACCCATGTCTCCTTACACCAACAGAAAACAGTCTGCACTATCGCTGCTCATGAGGGAATGCTGGCGGCCATCGCCTTCAACTCCTCAGGCTCCAAACTAGCGAGTGCGTCTGAAAAGGTGAGCATAAACCTCTGGCATCCGAGTTGCTCCTCTCCAGGACTTTGGTGGGTGGCTCTGGGGATGACCAAACAGCTGATGGGATGAGACCAGCGATTTGAGGACCACCTGGTGCCTGGACCCACTCGGAATTTGTTTCACAATGACAACAGCCCCTACCTGTTGTGGTGTACGACTCATTCTCAAACTCAGCAGACCCAAGGTCTGCACCACGCTAGATACTGCAAGAGACTTTGCCCCCAAACTTGTGCTCTTATCAAGAAATGTGCCTGCAGATCGTCCCTGGATGCTGCACTCCTTAAACATCGTATAAACAAAATGCTCTGCTGTAGAGGAGGAAAGATTAATCTCAGCCAGCTGGACTAAGCAGAGGGTGACCAAGCTGAATTTCCAATGCCATGAAAAGCAGGTGTATTTTGACAGGCTGAGGCTGGAGAGGCTAGGAAGGGAGAGTAATCTGAGCAAGACACGCACACGCGCACACATACGCTCATGCACACACCCacatgtgcgtgcacacacacacaccctcgggctggggtggggagggggcagagagacagagaacgtTTAAAACATGTTCCAAGAATTGCTTACGCGGCACatacacaaacaaaaaccctCTACACTTGACACTTTGTGTTTCCTCCTCAGAGACAgatgtacaaaaccaaaaacacaagtttCTCTCTAAAGGAAAATCTCTGTGGAGAGATTAGTGGTTCTGAAATgttttcctgcttttcttttccaGGGCACAGTCATCCGGGTGTTCTCGGTACCTGACGGGCAAAAGCTCTATGAGTTCCGGAGGGGGATGAAAAGGTCTGTGTTCAGTGTAAACCCATTTTAAAGCACCCACACAATGCCCGCAGTGGACGGCTGGCAGCCACCTAGGGCGAGGACGGAGGGCAGCCCTGTGCCTCCTCTCACCTCGAGGAAGTGTAACTACTTTCTCAGGTAATTGGCTTGGCCGCCCCATTTAGTGCTTAATAAAGCTGAGAGCATAGCTGCTGCCTTAGCAGTGGAACTCAGCCACGAGAGTTCTTTGTTGATGTGGGCACGGTTGGCTGGCAAAGGAGAAACCAGAGAGCTAAGGGGTCACAATCCAAAAATAATTCTTGATTCCCTTCTATGAAAATGaaggggttcagtggtagaagtctcaccttccacatgggagacctgTCTTGGATTTGCAGACaacgcacctcacgtgcagctaccacctgtctgtcagtggaggcttgcgtgttgctttgacgctgaacaggtttcagtggcgcttcctgactaagatggactaggaagaaaggtttgatgatgtccttctgaaaatcagccagtgacagCGCTATCAATCACAACGGCCCAATCTACAACCAGTCGTGGGGATGGttaagggcagcgttttgttctgttgtgcatgggctccccagcctggtggctcagtgtttaagagctcagctgctaaccaaaatgtcggcagttcaaatcccccagctcctccttggaagccctgtggggcggttctaaaTGGGAATAGCCTAACAGTGAAGGGATTTTAGagtaccaggcgctcctcaggaTGTAGCTGTTTTAGAATGCTCATCTGTGCATGCTAAGGCAGTGCCCTCGCTCTCTGGCTCACTGGCCCTGTGCTGCTGTGTCTCTAGGTACGTGACCATCAGCTCCCTGGTGTTCAGTATGGACTCGCAGTTCCTCTGTGCCTCCAGCAACACCGAGACTGTGCACATCTTCAAGCTGGAGCACCTCTCCGACAGGCAAGTACGGCGCCAGCCGTAGAGCACGCAGCAGCCCAAGAGGCGCCCACGAGACTGCAGAGGCCAGGCCCTGGGCGTCTGTACGACCGTCCTCTGCCAGAATAAGTGCTTTCTTTATTTCTGAATGCCATAAGTGTAGCTGTGCTTGTTACGTCTTCACGAAGTGGTGAGTATGTGGTGGAACAAATGAGAGTACAAAATCTGGGGTCACCGTCCTGAGCTCGCATCCTGGCTCTGCCCCTCATGAGCCATAAGACCTTGGACAAGTAATTAAATCTTTCCataccttggtttcctcatctgacaAATGAACATAGTAATAGTATATGCATCTTAGGGTTGTTGCgaagattaaataagttaattgaCCTAAAGCATTTAGTgtagtgcctggcatatggtaaGCACTAATACGAGTTAGCCAGTGtagctattaaaaaaatacacacacacgttTGTTTCTTGGCCTCTGAAAATCCTCCCAAGGTCACCAGCAGCCAAGTCACCAGCTCAGTGGATTTATCAGTCCTGCTCCTGCCTTCCCTCCAGAAGCCTGCCCCCTGGCGTTGGAAACCCTGGGCTGCTGTCTCCTTGCCCCTGCATCTTTGCCCCTCTGAGCGATCCCTGTGCTTGTGTATCCTGAGGCCCCTTGTTTGCCCCGTGGTTCTTCTTACTCTGCAAACTTTACCCAGAGATTATATATGTATCTTCTAGACTTTTCTATCACTTCTTCAGATGGCTTGGAAAAGCGCAAGCCCTGACCTCTTCCGAAGCTTTGATTCATCATCTGATATAATCAATTTGAACATTGGATGGTGGCTGAACTGTCCAGACACCTTTCAGCCTGAGATCCCGGGATCTGATGATCTCAAACAGCTCGCTTCACTAGTCTCCATGGGGCTTTTTACTGGGGCATAAAATGGCCATTTGAACTCAGTTCCCTCTCCAGGCTTTCCTGCTTCTGTCAGTGACCTCAGAGAATAGGGAATAAAACCCTCCAGTCATTCTGGACTGTCTGCTAGACCGTATAGGAAGTGTCTGTAGGCCCTTGATGATAAGGCTCCCGATTGCCTCCTCATTCCTGTTTCTCTGGCCATCGGCCTTCCCAAAGTCTTCGGTATCTCTCGTCTGGTCTGTTTCATTACCCTTCTATTTGGTTTCATTCCTTCTAGTCTTTTTTACGAATTCATCTGCTATCTTCTTGCCAGATTAATCTTCCTAACCCCTCTTTGTCCTTGGGAATGAAGTCCCAGTTCCTCTAGCCTGACTTTCAGGATTTTCCACAGTGGGCCCTGGGGCACCTTATCTTCTGCTGCAGCCTTGCAGACTCTTCCACCTCAACCAGACCAGCTTGTTTTGACTCCCGAATACACTGTTTATCTGCGTAGGCATCTGCAGCGCCCTCCTCTGGTCCCCGCTGGCTCTGAGTGAGGCCCACCTACAGAGCTCAGCCCGGTGACCTCTGCCCCCAGAACCGCTGCAGCTGTTCTTATAAAATAGCATTTGCCGTCtgtcaggcactatgctaagcccCCCACATACGTCACCTCTTTACTTCCCAGCAGCCCTGTCAGGTATGTTTCTGGGATCACCCCTGTGTTTCGATGAGATGTGGGGACTGAGAGATTAAGGACCTTTTCCCTCCTCTGTGGACCTGGAGTAGCAGCAGCTTGTATTCATTGCTTACAGTGTTTCGTGTCTCTGTCTGTGCTTTGCCTCCTCCTTGAGTGCAGGATCTGGGTATTACACTGCTTTGGAAATCCCAGTCCTTAGCACAGAGCTCTGGGCAAGCAGTACCAGTAAGCTCTGTGGTGCTTGGGATCAGAGAATCAGAGTAGTACGACTAAATGGGTCATGGTCGCTTTCAGACGAGAACACCAAGGCCCGGAGAGGTTTTCCGGCCATCACCTAGCCAAGTGGTAACAGTGAGAAATCAATCCCAGGACTTCTAAGTCCCGGCACATGTCCGGACCAGGATCTGGTCCCAGCAGGTATATTTCTGGGATTGGCTGCAGTAGCCCTGGCCCTCAGTGTGCTGCCCACTGCACAGAGCACAGAGACAAGTCCATCCTCAGGTCTCTCCCCAGCAGGGCAGTCCCCCCTTTGTCTGGCAGAGACCCTGGGATGAAGTTTGATGACTGCAGGGGACATACCAGGTCCCTTTGAATCCTTTCCACTATTAGGAACTACGGGTACTTGGTGGCTCCGGGCTGTAATTAACACCTGCCCTGAGCATTGTGTCCCGAGGCTTACCTCCCACTCGGGCTGTTACCTCCCACGCAGAAGCCTTAAAATCAAGATCAGTCTGTTCTTCTGGGAGCCCAGAGCTAGGCTTGAGCTTCCTTTACAGAGTCCAGGTATCAACCCCTGGCAGCCCCGCCCCAGCCCTCTTTTGGAAATCTAGGAATCAGACTAATGGCCAGATTCAGCTTTGCTAATGGAAGGGCGCAGTGCACTGGGAACCTCTTAGCAGCTTCAAACTCTCCCCTTTAGGACAAACAGGCCCTCGGTGCCATTCTGTGATTGCCAGGATAATGTGTCCCCAGTTGTTCCAGGTGGGCAGAACATTATGCTAAGGCACAGTTTCTTCCTGTCGTGGTGAGCGCAGCTAATGACATCTGGGTGGTTAGCTTATCTGGGCAATGTGGCGCCAGCAGCTCGGTGCCATCTTCTGCTCATTGCCCCCCCCCAGCCGCCCAGAAGAGCCCGTGACCTGGAGCGGCTACGTGGGAAAGGTGTTCATGGCTGCCAGCAACTACCTCCCTGCCCAAGTGTCAGACATGATGAATCAGGACAGGGCCTTTGCCACCGGGCGGCTGCATTTCTCCGGGCAGAGGAACATCTGCACCCTGTCAACGTACGTATGGCGCCACCCTCTCAGAACAGGCATAAACTTTGATAAGTGTATTTTCCCAAAGCACAAAACCCCTGCGCgtgtgaagaaaaaagaaaagacggCCAAACAGAAGGGTGAACAGAATCAAAACCCTGTGGCCCAGCTGTGTTCCCTCAGCTGCTGCTCCTGCCTGATTTTAATATGTATTCTCAGGGGCAGCAGGAAGCTGGCGTGGAAATTTTGGTTATGATGACGTGATCTGGAACCTGCAGTACAGTGTTGTttagaagtggtgagagtagaTACCCTTGTCTTATTCTTGATTGTGTTTTTACAAAATTATGAAAAAAGTCTCTAGTTCCATTATCTAGGTTCAGGCACCTGTGGGGTTAATGGATGTTTTATCGAAGCTGATACTTTATTGAAGaagtttaaatattaaaaaaaatttaataaaactgTCCAGCAAGGATGCTGAGCTAAGTTTGCATTTTTGCCCTTTCTGCCACTTTTAAAGGCAAGACACATATaagataaataaaccaaaccagttgccgttgggtAGATTCCagctcaaggtgaccccatgtgtttcagagtggaactgtgctccatagggttttcagtggctgatttttggaagttgattgccaggcgtttcttccgaggtgcctctggttgaatTTTAACTtacaaacttttggttaggagccaggtGCCTAGCAGATAGAAAACATCTCCTTTAGGTAAACTAAAGTTTTAGCTGGTGGCAGCTTTTCAAAGAATAATAGTGTCTACATACATTGCAGTTATGTTTCTAGGCAAGAAATAATCCTGAAGGTAGGCTCAACACAAAGACAGAGCCAGAAACCCAGACCCTGGGATCGGTGGGCTAGGGGTTTGTTTGTGGCTGGAGAAGTTGTCGGTGATGGCTAGAGCGAGGCTGGATTGGAGGCAGTCCATTACTCACCTCTGTTGTAACCTCAGTTCATGTTTCACTTGGCTCTTAGGATCCAGAAATTGCCAAGGCTGCTGGTCGCCTCATCCGACGGACACCTATACATCTACAATTTGGACCCTCAGGATGGGGGAGAGTGCGTGTTGATCAAGACCCACAGGTGAAGATGCTGGTTTTCAGAAAGACAGCTGTCAGGGCTGCTTTTGTAGAGTTGTCACTTCTCCGAGAACAATGACACGTTCAGTGCCCTCACCCTTTGTTGCTTCATCGCCAGGATCTCAGTGGCAAACCTGTAGTAGGCGTCAGCTTTGTGGGGGCCCCACGTCAGGTGCCAGGATGAGTAACCTTCAAAATGTAATGTCTCCCTGCGTGGTCTTTACTCACAGTACAGTTCCTAGCGCATAATGGGGATTCAAAATGTTTACTGAATTGAACCCATCAGCGCTCATGACTTCCACGCCGAAGTGCAGGGTGACCACTCTTCCTGCTGTGGGCAGGATGTAGTGTGGTGCCCACTGTTCCTCTGCCACGGATGCCCTCCTTGTTAGCATGTCTTAGCGCCTTTGCCAGGTGTAGCCACGGATCAATCTTGATTTATTAAATAAAGAGAAATGGGTCATTTTGAGCTGAGTGCTTGCCTCCCGCTCACTAAAGGTCATTTCAGTTCATGCT containing:
- the WIPI1 gene encoding WD repeat domain phosphoinositide-interacting protein 1 isoform X3 yields the protein MAAEAADAPPGGLEPTLSCFSFNQDCTSLAIGTKAGYKLFSLSSVEQLDQVHGSNEIPDVYIVERLFSSSLVVVVSHTKPRQMNVYHFKKGTEICNYSYSSNILSIRLNRQRLLVCLEGSIYIHNIKDMKLLKTILDIPANPTGLCALSINHSNSYLAYPGSLTTGEIVLYDGNSLKTVCTIAAHEGMLAAIAFNSSGSKLASASEKGTVIRVFSVPDGQKLYEFRRGMKRYVTISSLVFSMDSQFLCASSNTETVHIFKLEHLSDRTNRPSVPFCDCQDNVSPVVPGGQNIMLRHSFFLSCRPEEPVTWSGYVGKVFMAASNYLPAQVSDMMNQDRAFATGRLHFSGQRNICTLSTIQKLPRLLVASSDGHLYIYNLDPQDGGECVLIKTHSLLGSETTEENKENDLRPSIPQSYAATVARPSTSSASTVPGYSEDGGALRGEVIPEHEFATGPVCLDDENEFPPIILCRGSQKGKTKQS
- the WIPI1 gene encoding WD repeat domain phosphoinositide-interacting protein 1 isoform X6, yielding MKLLKTILDIPANPTGLCALSINHSNSYLAYPGSLTTGEIVLYDGNSLKTVCTIAAHEGMLAAIAFNSSGSKLASASEKGTVIRVFSVPDGQKLYEFRRGMKRYVTISSLVFSMDSQFLCASSNTETVHIFKLEHLSDRTNRPSVPFCDCQDNVSPVVPGGQNIMLRHSFFLSCRPEEPVTWSGYVGKVFMAASNYLPAQVSDMMNQDRAFATGRLHFSGQRNICTLSTIQKLPRLLVASSDGHLYIYNLDPQDGGECVLIKTHSLLGSETTEENKENDLRPSIPQSYAATVARPSTSSASTVPGYSEDGGALRGEVIPEHEFATGPVCLDDENEFPPFAGHRISDPYPGRTESGSAFSQDPQVIRRHIKDGDAVLQISVRMNQC